The following are from one region of the Prionailurus bengalensis isolate Pbe53 chromosome A2, Fcat_Pben_1.1_paternal_pri, whole genome shotgun sequence genome:
- the LOC122486553 gene encoding complement C3-like, with protein sequence MSIMEVSLLTGFYPNQNDLEQLTSNVEMYAFQCETKTSYSDSTIVLYLEKRAMQSEVSSSGRKVTSSVVMAKALWSVPRGQWLRQDSLPRFLQAAQVTVYDYYQPSRRCGSRFNLPTEHSSMRKICHQDVCRCAEVYKVKPESVKASTSNPCIYYNVKPQAIIKSVVSPTGQKRQGTDSALALAGRKFLSHATCRDSLGLQEWETYIMGHTSDLWRVQSHYICVLGKETFLMNWPAEGDVGKKELLDQLGGFAEYMSTRGRES encoded by the exons ATGAGCATCATGGAGGTCTCCCTGCTCACTGGCTTCTACCCCAACCAGAATGACCTCGAACAG CTGACAAGCAACGTGGAGATGTACGCCTTCCAGTGTGAGACCAAGACGAGCTACAGCGACAGCACCATTGTCCTCTACCTGGAGAAG AGAGCCATGCAGTCTGAGGTCAGCTCCTCAGGCCGCAAGGTCACGTCGTCAGTGGTTATGGCCAAGGCCCTGTGGTCAGTGCCCCGCGGTCAGTGGCTCAGACAGGATTCCCTTCCCCGGTTCCTGCAGGCCGCCCAGGTCACCGTATACGACTACTACCAGCCTT CTCGGAGGTGCGGCTCTCGCTTCAACCTGCCCACAGAGCATTCTTCCATGCGCAAGATCTGTCACCAAGATGTGTGCAGATGTGCGGAGG TGTACAAGGTCAAGCCGGAGTCTGTGAAGGCCTCCACCTCCAATCCCTGCATCTACTACAACGTGAAGCCCCAAGCCATCATCAAGAGTGTTGTAAGTCCGACGGGGCAGAAGAGGCAGG GTACAGACTCTGCCCTGGCCCTCGCCGGGAGGAAATTCCTCTCCCATGCCACCTGCCGTGACTCCCTGGGGCTGCAAGAATGGGAGACATACATCATGGGCCACACATCAGACCTGTGGAGAGTCCAATCTCA TTACATCTGTGTCCTGGGCAAGGAGACATTCCTCATGAATTGGCCAGCGGAAGGGGATGTGGGCAAGAAGGAATTGCTGGACCAGCTGGGAGGATTTGCAGAATATATGAGCACACGTGGCCGTGAGTCCTAA